The stretch of DNA AGCGGATCTCGGCTGCCCTGGAAAAATTCTTGCACTCGGCGATCGCCAACAGATCGTCCACCCACTTGATTTGCATGCCGCATCCTCAACCATGGCTGGAAAAAGTCTACGCCGCCGATCACGGATATTCGCGGCCTTTCGGAAACTATTCCAATAACGCATCAAGCTATGGCGATTACTCATCATCTGCGCCTCACGGGCTCCCTAGAATCGCCCTGACTACGCGCCACCGCCGAGTGGCCGTGCCTTCGATTCCTTCTCCTGCCAAGTAGAAATCCAATAACACCACTTGAGGAACGCACCGTGAAAAAGAACCGACTTCCCCGGCAGATCGCCTGCGGTATTGCCTTGGGCGTACTTGTGGGCTGGCTTTGTCATCGTTTTGCAGCGGATGCCAATGAGGCCAGGGACATCGCCTCGTACTTTTCGATGGTCACCGACATCTTCTTGCGCATGATCAAGATGATCATCGCGCCGCTGGTATTCGCCACACTGGTGGGCGGCATCGCCAGCATGGGCAGTTCGAGTTCGGTGGGGCGTATCGGCACCCGGGCGATGGCCTGGTTCGTCAGTGCCTCGATGGTGTCGCTGCTGATCGGCATGCTCCTGGTGAACCTGTTCCAGCCCGGGGTCGGGCTCGATCTGCAAGCCAGCCAGGCGGGTGCCGCCCCGGTGGCGATCAGCACCGGCGATTTCAGCCTCAAGGTGTTTATCGGACACGTCTTCCCACGCAGCATCGCCGAGGCGATGGCCAATAACGAGATCCTGCAGATCGTGGTGTTCTCGCTGTTCTTCGGTTTTGCGCTGGCGGCGGTGAAGAGGGCGGGGTTCACCCAGATCCCCGCGCTGGTGGATGACCTGGCCAGGGTGATGTTCAAGATCACCGACTACGTCATGGCCTTCGCCCCCATCGGTGTGTTTGCCGCCATTGCCGCGGCGATCACCACTGGCGGGTTGGGCCTGCTGCTGGACTACAGTAAGCTGATCGCCGAGTTCTACCTGGGCATCGCGATCCTCTGGGCGGTGCTGTTCGGCGCCGGTTATCTGTTTCTCGGGCGCTCGGTGCTGACCCTCGGGAAGTTGATCAAGGAACCCATCCTGCTGGCGTTCTCGACGGCCAGCAGCGAGTCGGCCTACCCGAAAACCATGGAGGCGCTGGAGAAGTTCGGCGCGCCCAAGCGAGTCTCGAGTTTTGTCCTGCCCCTGGGGTACTCGTTCAACCTCGACGGTTCGATGATGTACCAGGCGTTTGCCATCATGTTTATCGCCCAGGCCTACAACGTCGACCTGAGTTTCACCCAGCAGCTGTTGATCCTGCTGACCCTGATGGTGACCAGCAAAGGCATGGCCGGGGTCGCGCGGGCGTCGATCGTGGTGGTGGCGGCCACGCTGCCGATGTTCAACCTGCCCGAAGCCGGCATCTTGCTGATCCTCGGCATCGACCAGTTTCTCGACATGGCGCGTACCGCCACCAATGTGGTGGGCAACAGCATTGCCACGGCGGTGATTGCCAAGGCCGAAGGCAACGAGGAACCCAGTGCCGATGCCGTCGAGTCGCCGCTTGGCGTGGCGCGGGCCACGCAGAATCCTTCCTCCGTTTCCGCCTGAGAACCCGCGATGAAAAGCCTATCCAAACCGACACGCAAGCCAGCGCCGGCCAGCAGGCTGGGCATCGTAGGGGGACTGGGCTCCCTGGCCGGCGGCGATCTGTTCTTCAAGCTGGTGAAGTCCCGGGCGGTGTTGGCCGATCAGGGGCGTTATCACTTCCTGTTCGAGCAGCACCCGTTCAAGGACCTGCTGTTGCCGCTGGACCGCGACGCGAACATGACGTCCAGAAAGTTCTATGTTTTCCAGGTCTGCCAGTCGTTCGAAGGCAGCGGGGTGGACGCGATCATGCTGCCGTGTTTTGCCAGCCACACCTTCCGCGAAGAGATCCAGCAGGAGTTGGGCATCCCGATCCTGGACATGATGGCGGCGCTGAGCGCGCATATCCGCCATGTGCTGGAACCGGGCGCGGTCCTGGGCGTACTCGCCTCGGATTTCGTGCGGTACGCCGGGCTCTTCGAGCGGTACCTGGGGGCCGACTTCCAGCTGGTCTATCCCGAGCCGCAGGATCAGCAGGCCATGATGGCGGCGATCTACGGGGTGGACGGAATCAAGGACGGGCACCTGGACGGGGTGCCACTGGAAGGGGTGTACCAGGCTTGCCTGTCGTTGCAGGCACAGGGAGCGAACCTGATAGTGCCCGGGATGACCGAGCTGTCGCTGGTGTGCGCCGACCTGCAGCGTCGCGGGGTGACGCTGCTCGACGTCAACGAGATCTACGCCGCGGCGGCGACCCAGGCCGATGGCCAGCCCGCCCGGCCGCCGTTCAAGCTCGGCATAGTCGGCGGCGTGGGGCCGGCGGCCACCGTGGACTTCATGGCCAAGGTGGTCCGACATACGCCGGCCGATCGGGATCAGGATCATATCCGCATGGTGGTCGAGCAGAACCCGCAGATTCCGGACCGGACCGCGAGCCTGCTGTTCGACCAGGCCGACCCGACCATGGCCATGTATGCCACCTGCAAGCGGCTCGAAAGCGCCGGGGCCAACGCGATCGCCATACCCTGCAATACCGCCCACGCCTTTGTCGAACGCATCCAGCCTTACCTGCAAGTGCCCATCGTCAACATGCTCAACGAAACCGTCGAGGCGATCGTCGAGCAATACGGTCCAGGCAAGCCCATCGGCCTGCTGGCCACCTCGGGTACGGTGCAGAGCCGGGTCTACCACGAGGCTGCGCGGCTCGCCGGCCTGTCGTTGCTCACGCCGGGTTTCGATTATCAGGAACTGGTGATGAGCGCGATCTACGGCGAGCGCGGGATCAAGGCGGGTTTCGTCGACGGCATCTGCAAGGAGCAATTGCTGCTCGCCGCCGAGCACCTGTGCGAGCTGGGGGCCGAGGTGCTGATCCTGGGGTGCACCGAGCTGCCGCTGGTCCTCAGCCATTGCGCCGATTTCCAGGTCGGCGCTTACCGGGTGGCGCTGGTGG from Pseudomonas chlororaphis subsp. chlororaphis encodes:
- the cuyB gene encoding cysteate racemase — translated: MKSLSKPTRKPAPASRLGIVGGLGSLAGGDLFFKLVKSRAVLADQGRYHFLFEQHPFKDLLLPLDRDANMTSRKFYVFQVCQSFEGSGVDAIMLPCFASHTFREEIQQELGIPILDMMAALSAHIRHVLEPGAVLGVLASDFVRYAGLFERYLGADFQLVYPEPQDQQAMMAAIYGVDGIKDGHLDGVPLEGVYQACLSLQAQGANLIVPGMTELSLVCADLQRRGVTLLDVNEIYAAAATQADGQPARPPFKLGIVGGVGPAATVDFMAKVVRHTPADRDQDHIRMVVEQNPQIPDRTASLLFDQADPTMAMYATCKRLESAGANAIAIPCNTAHAFVERIQPYLQVPIVNMLNETVEAIVEQYGPGKPIGLLATSGTVQSRVYHEAARLAGLSLLTPGFDYQELVMSAIYGERGIKAGFVDGICKEQLLLAAEHLCELGAEVLILGCTELPLVLSHCADFQVGAYRVALVDPTSILAIRCVQLATRP
- a CDS encoding dicarboxylate/amino acid:cation symporter; amino-acid sequence: MKKNRLPRQIACGIALGVLVGWLCHRFAADANEARDIASYFSMVTDIFLRMIKMIIAPLVFATLVGGIASMGSSSSVGRIGTRAMAWFVSASMVSLLIGMLLVNLFQPGVGLDLQASQAGAAPVAISTGDFSLKVFIGHVFPRSIAEAMANNEILQIVVFSLFFGFALAAVKRAGFTQIPALVDDLARVMFKITDYVMAFAPIGVFAAIAAAITTGGLGLLLDYSKLIAEFYLGIAILWAVLFGAGYLFLGRSVLTLGKLIKEPILLAFSTASSESAYPKTMEALEKFGAPKRVSSFVLPLGYSFNLDGSMMYQAFAIMFIAQAYNVDLSFTQQLLILLTLMVTSKGMAGVARASIVVVAATLPMFNLPEAGILLILGIDQFLDMARTATNVVGNSIATAVIAKAEGNEEPSADAVESPLGVARATQNPSSVSA